Proteins found in one Helicobacter sp. NHP19-003 genomic segment:
- a CDS encoding carbon-nitrogen hydrolase, which yields MDFVDFSLNTIEVAILQHGYQGSVQATLEHTAQLLARAKTQHLHLDLVVLPELHPYPYFCQHEDPKYFAWAREFKAQCNFLSGLAKAHEVVLVGSLFEERMVGVYHNTAVVFEKDGKLLGVQRKMHIPDDPRFYEKFYFTPGDRYTPIASSVGNLGVLVCWDQWYPEAARLMALQKADILIYPSAIGWFCDEESEDLEEKGLQRQAWMGVQRGHSIANTIPVITSNRVGFEPDPSGKTSGLEFFGSSFVFGAFGKELALAGFEEEILYACLDLDESARVRQMWPFFRDRRIDTYKPLIRRVVD from the coding sequence ATGGATTTTGTGGATTTTAGTTTAAACACCATCGAAGTCGCCATTTTACAACACGGCTATCAAGGCAGCGTACAAGCCACTTTAGAGCACACGGCGCAACTTCTAGCACGAGCCAAAACACAGCATCTCCATTTAGATTTGGTGGTCTTGCCTGAGTTGCACCCCTACCCCTACTTTTGCCAGCACGAAGACCCTAAGTATTTTGCGTGGGCGCGGGAGTTTAAGGCACAATGCAATTTCTTAAGCGGGCTGGCTAAGGCGCATGAGGTGGTGCTGGTGGGCTCGCTCTTTGAGGAGCGCATGGTGGGGGTGTACCACAACACGGCAGTGGTGTTTGAAAAGGACGGCAAATTGCTCGGGGTGCAAAGAAAAATGCACATCCCGGATGACCCTAGATTTTACGAGAAATTCTACTTCACCCCGGGGGATCGATACACCCCTATCGCGAGCAGTGTGGGCAATTTAGGGGTGCTGGTGTGCTGGGATCAGTGGTATCCAGAAGCTGCAAGGCTCATGGCACTGCAAAAGGCGGACATTTTGATTTATCCTAGTGCGATCGGATGGTTTTGCGATGAAGAGAGCGAGGATTTGGAGGAAAAAGGTTTGCAAAGGCAGGCGTGGATGGGGGTACAAAGGGGGCATAGCATCGCCAACACCATCCCCGTGATCACCTCTAATCGGGTGGGCTTTGAGCCAGACCCCTCGGGCAAGACCAGCGGGTTAGAGTTCTTTGGCTCCAGCTTTGTGTTCGGGGCTTTTGGCAAAGAATTGGCTCTAGCGGGCTTTGAGGAAGAGATTTTGTATGCGTGCCTTGATTTAGATGAAAGCGCAAGGGTGCGCCAAATGTGGCCCTTTTTTAGGGATCGGCGCATAGACACCTACAAACCCCTCATAAGACGGGTGGTGGATTAA
- the gmd gene encoding GDP-mannose 4,6-dehydratase: MAKKIALITGITGQDGSYLARYLLDLGYEVHGIKRRSSSFNTARIDAIYEDIHAHKNRFFLHYGDLTDASNMTSLIAKIEPTEIYNLAAQSHVQVSFEMPEYTANVDALGTLRLLEAVRFLKLQDTRFYQASTSELYGEVLQTPQNENTPFNPRSPYAVAKLYAYYITKNYREAYNMFAVNGILFNHESPMRGETFVTRKITMALSRIVLGLQECLYLGNLDAKRDYGHAKDYVKAMHLILQHSHPVDYVVASGQTMTIRDFVLMACEKLGLVLEFQGQGTDEQGVLVDFAPSPLLGNLKLAPLKKGQVLVRVDTRYFRPTEVDLLLGDPSKIERELGWRREFSVQDLVLDMLKSDLELARKEALTK, from the coding sequence ATGGCAAAGAAAATCGCCCTCATCACGGGCATTACAGGACAGGATGGGAGCTATTTAGCCCGCTATTTATTAGATTTGGGCTATGAGGTGCATGGCATCAAAAGGCGTAGCTCCTCTTTCAACACCGCCCGTATAGATGCGATCTATGAGGACATACACGCCCATAAAAACCGCTTCTTCTTGCATTATGGCGACTTGACAGATGCCAGCAACATGACCAGCTTGATTGCTAAAATAGAACCCACAGAGATTTACAACCTAGCCGCCCAAAGCCATGTGCAGGTGTCCTTTGAAATGCCCGAGTACACGGCAAATGTGGACGCTTTGGGGACATTGCGTCTTTTAGAGGCGGTGCGTTTTTTAAAGCTACAAGACACAAGGTTTTATCAAGCCAGCACTTCCGAGCTTTATGGCGAGGTGTTGCAAACCCCCCAAAACGAGAACACTCCCTTTAACCCCCGTAGCCCTTATGCTGTGGCAAAACTCTACGCCTACTACATCACCAAGAATTATAGGGAAGCCTATAACATGTTTGCGGTCAATGGGATTTTATTCAACCACGAAAGCCCCATGCGGGGCGAAACCTTTGTAACCCGTAAAATCACGATGGCTTTAAGCCGTATCGTTTTGGGCTTGCAAGAGTGCTTGTATTTAGGCAATTTGGACGCTAAGAGGGATTATGGGCACGCTAAAGACTATGTCAAGGCGATGCATTTGATTTTGCAACACAGCCACCCCGTGGATTATGTCGTGGCGAGCGGACAGACCATGACGATTAGGGATTTTGTGTTGATGGCGTGTGAAAAACTAGGGCTGGTTCTGGAGTTTCAGGGGCAGGGTACTGACGAGCAAGGGGTGCTCGTGGATTTTGCACCAAGCCCGCTTTTAGGCAATCTCAAACTAGCCCCGCTCAAAAAAGGGCAGGTGCTGGTGCGTGTGGATACTAGGTACTTCCGCCCCACAGAAGTGGATTTATTGCTTGGCGACCCGTCTAAAATTGAAAGAGAGTTGGGTTGGAGGCGGGAATTTAGCGTGCAAGATTTAGTTTTAGACATGCTCAAAAGCGATTTGGAGCTCGCCCGCAAAGAGGCTTTGACTAAATAG
- a CDS encoding MATE family efflux transporter has translation MNNFLEIFVLAVSVVFMGRLSDNHIVAMGVGLQYIMLFYALNSIFYIGTNATLSRLVGAKDTTLVTVGYSSILIGACVLCVGAGVAGFLGINAFVKWMGIRGDASGLAKEYLQILIWAMPAIFVKNTMASALASLSDTLTPFVLKIMMSALCLFLNDALIFGHFGFVRLGIKGAAVASVAVAFLELTLLFLAISLKKNNPLKFRPIFDATLFKKTWQVGWPSGFERMLTLFSMALVSKFVASYGNEVLAGMQVGLRIETFSYMPGLGFTIACMVLVGQHLGANQVNRAQEYIRTILKVAGVSLGFLGVGMIVFAKELAGIFSQNQEVVQVAAWYLMVVGLSQMPLMCMFVLDGAFRGAGMAKVSLFINTCSLWGLRILPMFIFWRLGLSVRWFFVLICLETFVRAGFFYIAYKKGIWKKPGRFAI, from the coding sequence GTGAATAATTTTTTAGAAATCTTTGTTTTAGCCGTGTCTGTGGTTTTCATGGGGCGGTTGTCCGATAACCACATTGTGGCCATGGGCGTGGGTCTGCAATATATCATGCTCTTTTATGCCCTAAACTCCATTTTTTACATCGGTACAAATGCGACTTTAAGCCGCCTTGTGGGGGCAAAAGACACCACACTAGTGACGGTTGGGTATTCAAGCATTTTAATCGGGGCGTGTGTGCTGTGCGTGGGGGCTGGGGTGGCCGGCTTTCTTGGCATTAATGCGTTTGTCAAGTGGATGGGGATCAGAGGCGATGCAAGTGGCCTTGCCAAAGAGTATTTGCAGATTTTGATTTGGGCGATGCCTGCGATCTTTGTAAAAAACACGATGGCAAGCGCGCTAGCAAGCTTGTCCGACACCCTGACACCCTTTGTGCTGAAAATTATGATGAGCGCGTTGTGCTTATTTCTAAACGATGCCTTGATTTTCGGGCATTTTGGCTTTGTGCGCCTTGGCATTAAGGGGGCGGCGGTGGCGAGCGTGGCTGTGGCGTTTTTAGAGCTCACGCTGCTTTTTTTAGCCATTAGCCTTAAAAAGAACAACCCCCTAAAATTCCGCCCCATCTTTGACGCCACTTTGTTTAAGAAAACTTGGCAAGTGGGCTGGCCCTCGGGTTTTGAGCGGATGCTCACGCTCTTTTCTATGGCTTTGGTGTCTAAGTTTGTGGCAAGTTATGGCAATGAAGTGCTGGCTGGCATGCAAGTGGGCTTAAGGATTGAAACTTTCAGCTACATGCCCGGTCTTGGCTTTACCATTGCGTGTATGGTCCTTGTGGGGCAACATTTGGGGGCTAATCAAGTCAACAGAGCGCAAGAGTATATCCGCACGATTTTAAAGGTGGCGGGGGTGTCTTTGGGCTTTTTGGGCGTGGGGATGATTGTTTTTGCCAAAGAGCTAGCCGGCATTTTTAGCCAAAATCAAGAGGTCGTGCAAGTGGCGGCGTGGTATTTAATGGTGGTGGGGCTTTCTCAAATGCCCTTAATGTGTATGTTCGTGCTGGATGGGGCGTTTCGGGGGGCGGGGATGGCAAAGGTGTCGCTGTTTATCAACACTTGCAGTTTGTGGGGTTTGCGGATTTTGCCCATGTTTATTTTTTGGCGTTTGGGGCTTTCAGTGCGTTGGTTTTTTGTGCTGATTTGCTTAGAAACCTTTGTTCGGGCGGGCTTTTTTTACATTGCCTACAAAAAGGGCATATGGAAAAAGCCCGGGCGTTTTGCTATTTAG
- the dapF gene encoding diaminopimelate epimerase, with amino-acid sequence MHLVKYCASGNDFLITHHFKPQNRQALAKALCNRHYGFGADGLVVLLPHPKFAYTWEFYNADGSLANMCGNASRCVGLYAYTQGLASKKHRFLSGAGVISLEVLEVTQSGGVVQSNLGTPKWLDTLEIEGQEWAFIDSGVPHLVHFVDHLNKMPKAKTPAMQALRQKFNANVNIAYIENPSTIHLATYERGVEDITLACGTGMGAVFFAGLKRGVENKAHCIPPSGEVLAWRLKGADVCFSGEVKRVGAVIDHGCGH; translated from the coding sequence ATGCACCTAGTTAAATATTGCGCCAGTGGCAACGATTTTTTAATCACGCACCACTTTAAACCCCAAAACCGCCAAGCCCTAGCCAAAGCACTTTGTAACCGCCACTATGGCTTTGGAGCAGATGGTTTAGTGGTTTTGTTGCCACACCCAAAGTTTGCCTACACATGGGAGTTTTACAACGCCGATGGGAGTTTGGCAAACATGTGTGGCAATGCGAGTCGTTGCGTGGGGCTTTACGCCTACACGCAAGGGCTAGCCTCTAAGAAGCACCGCTTTTTAAGTGGGGCGGGGGTGATTAGTCTAGAAGTGCTAGAAGTTACACAGAGTGGGGGCGTGGTGCAAAGCAATTTAGGCACGCCCAAATGGCTAGACACCTTAGAAATTGAGGGGCAAGAGTGGGCTTTTATAGATAGTGGCGTGCCCCATTTAGTGCATTTTGTGGATCACTTAAACAAGATGCCTAAAGCCAAAACCCCCGCCATGCAAGCCCTGCGCCAAAAATTCAATGCCAATGTCAATATCGCCTACATAGAAAACCCCAGCACCATCCACCTAGCCACTTATGAGCGGGGCGTGGAGGACATTACGCTGGCTTGTGGGACGGGCATGGGGGCGGTGTTTTTCGCTGGGCTAAAAAGGGGAGTGGAAAATAAGGCGCACTGTATCCCCCCAAGTGGGGAGGTGTTGGCGTGGCGTTTAAAGGGGGCTGATGTGTGCTTTAGTGGGGAGGTTAAAAGAGTGGGAGCAGTCATTGATCATGGCTGCGGCCATTGA
- a CDS encoding Na+/H+ antiporter family protein, which produces MSLWSNPAVVAVLVMVGLSLARLNILLAIISATLVGGLMGGLGLVDTTKIMINGMQGNLETALSYILLGALAVTISSGNLMKVVLFKLVAWLDQKRTIFCFLIAFIACFSQNLIPVHIAFIPILIPPLLHLMNRLQIDRRAVACALTFGLQAPYMTIPAGFGLIFLNLIVDNLRQNGIQTNLSEVVAVMSISGLAMLCGLVVAILLLYRKPRFYEDRLESTTHEELKLQTKDYLALIGIVLAFMVQIFTGSLPLGAFIGLMVMLVGGVIKWGQMDMVIDEGVKMMAFVAFVMLVASGFGEVLQKTHAITDLVHLASGAISGKFAGALIMLVIGLFITLGIGTSFGTLPIIATFYCPLCLALGFDTKATILLIGIAAGLGDAGSPASDSTIGPTTGLNADQQHNHIYDTCLPTFLVYNIPLIIFGVVGALLL; this is translated from the coding sequence ATGTCTTTATGGAGTAATCCGGCAGTGGTCGCCGTGCTTGTCATGGTGGGTTTGAGTTTAGCCCGTTTGAATATTTTGCTGGCGATCATCAGCGCCACGCTAGTGGGCGGACTGATGGGCGGGCTGGGGCTTGTAGACACCACGAAAATCATGATCAATGGCATGCAGGGCAATTTAGAAACGGCTTTGAGTTATATTTTACTAGGGGCTTTGGCTGTAACGATTTCTAGCGGTAATTTGATGAAAGTGGTTTTGTTCAAGCTTGTAGCTTGGTTGGATCAAAAGCGCACGATTTTTTGCTTTCTCATCGCTTTCATTGCCTGCTTTTCGCAAAATTTAATCCCCGTGCACATCGCCTTCATCCCCATTTTAATCCCCCCACTTTTGCATTTAATGAACCGCCTACAAATCGACAGAAGGGCGGTGGCGTGCGCACTCACCTTCGGCTTGCAAGCCCCCTACATGACGATCCCCGCCGGTTTTGGTCTGATTTTCTTAAATTTGATCGTGGATAATCTACGCCAAAATGGCATACAAACCAACCTTAGCGAAGTGGTGGCCGTCATGTCTATTTCTGGTTTAGCCATGCTCTGTGGGCTGGTGGTGGCAATCTTGTTGCTGTATAGAAAACCTCGCTTCTATGAAGACCGCCTAGAAAGCACCACCCATGAAGAGCTGAAACTGCAAACAAAGGACTATCTCGCTCTAATTGGCATTGTGCTCGCCTTTATGGTGCAGATTTTCACAGGGTCGTTGCCCCTTGGGGCGTTTATCGGGCTTATGGTGATGCTTGTGGGCGGGGTGATTAAGTGGGGGCAAATGGACATGGTGATCGATGAGGGCGTGAAAATGATGGCGTTTGTCGCCTTTGTCATGCTCGTGGCTTCGGGCTTTGGCGAAGTCTTGCAAAAGACCCATGCCATTACGGACTTGGTGCATTTGGCGAGTGGGGCGATTTCGGGCAAGTTTGCGGGGGCTTTGATCATGCTAGTGATTGGGCTATTCATCACGCTAGGCATAGGGACTTCCTTTGGGACTTTGCCGATCATCGCCACCTTTTATTGCCCCTTGTGCCTAGCCCTAGGTTTTGACACAAAGGCGACCATTTTGCTGATAGGCATTGCCGCGGGACTGGGCGATGCGGGCTCGCCCGCCTCTGATAGCACCATAGGGCCGACCACGGGGCTCAATGCCGACCAACAACACAACCACATCTACGACACCTGCCTACCCACTTTCTTGGTCTATAATATCCCCTTGATCATCTTTGGCGTTGTGGGAGCGTTGTTATTATAA
- the speA gene encoding arginine decarboxylase: MQNYGLNYWGKEDFILEEGLVKVNAGNKPSLLDMVLDMREQGFKGPLLLRFPHLISKQVHKLFSMFSHAISQYHYSGAFKAVFPLKVNHMPNFVHALVEISGQFRGAYGLEAGSKAELILAMAYIHENAPITVNGFKDKEMIELGFIAASMGADITLTIEGLSELKSILEVALENNTIGENAKFCPKIGIRVRLHSSGIGVWAKSTGIHAKFGLASTELLEAMHLLETHGLLGQLSMIHFHIGSQISDITPLKKALKEAGNIYAELRKMGAFNLNSINIGGGLAIEYSQHKHQCERNYTLEEFAGDVVFLLKEIVKNKKELEPNIFIESGRFISASHAVLIAPVLELFSQDYDENTLRLKESNPPLVAEMEDLYHNINSKNAIEYLHDSLDHMESLFTLFDLGYIDLQDRSNAEVLGHLIIKKAIGFLRHKDHNDIIRIQEQVQERYLLNCSFFQSLPDYWGLRQGFPVMPLHKLDEEPTRSASLWDITCDSDGEISFDKDKPLFLHDVDVRQEDYFLGFFLVGAYQEVLAMHHNLFTHPTECSVQITDKGYELTDIAQAQTILDALEDLDYDTKEIERILKQKIEDSELLEDSEDKKEMLGRLYVMLSENGYLKTLAQE, translated from the coding sequence ATGCAAAATTATGGTTTGAATTATTGGGGCAAGGAGGATTTTATCCTTGAGGAGGGGCTGGTGAAGGTCAATGCCGGCAATAAGCCTAGCCTCCTAGATATGGTTTTAGACATGCGCGAGCAGGGGTTTAAAGGCCCCTTGCTTTTACGCTTCCCCCATTTGATTTCCAAACAAGTACATAAGCTTTTTTCGATGTTTTCCCACGCCATTTCTCAATACCATTACAGCGGAGCGTTCAAGGCGGTCTTCCCCCTAAAGGTCAATCACATGCCAAACTTCGTGCATGCTTTGGTGGAGATTTCAGGGCAATTTAGGGGAGCGTATGGACTAGAGGCGGGCTCTAAAGCAGAGCTGATTTTAGCGATGGCGTATATCCACGAGAACGCCCCCATCACGGTCAATGGTTTTAAAGACAAGGAAATGATCGAGTTGGGCTTCATCGCCGCGAGCATGGGGGCGGACATCACACTAACGATTGAGGGCTTAAGCGAGCTAAAGAGTATCCTAGAAGTGGCGTTAGAAAACAACACCATCGGTGAAAATGCCAAGTTTTGCCCCAAAATCGGCATTAGGGTGCGCTTACACAGCTCAGGGATCGGGGTGTGGGCAAAAAGCACGGGCATCCATGCCAAATTTGGGCTCGCCAGCACGGAGCTCTTAGAAGCCATGCATTTATTAGAAACGCATGGCTTGTTAGGCCAACTTAGCATGATCCACTTTCACATCGGTAGCCAAATCAGCGACATCACGCCCCTAAAAAAAGCCCTCAAAGAGGCGGGCAATATTTACGCCGAGTTGCGTAAAATGGGGGCATTTAACTTAAACAGCATCAACATCGGGGGGGGGCTAGCCATTGAATATTCCCAGCACAAGCACCAGTGTGAGCGCAACTACACCTTAGAAGAGTTTGCTGGCGATGTGGTGTTTTTGCTCAAAGAAATTGTCAAGAATAAAAAAGAGCTAGAGCCCAATATTTTTATCGAGTCGGGGCGTTTCATCAGCGCAAGCCATGCGGTGCTCATCGCCCCCGTGTTAGAGTTGTTCTCCCAAGATTACGATGAAAACACCTTGCGTCTTAAAGAATCTAACCCCCCTTTGGTGGCAGAGATGGAGGATTTATACCACAACATCAACAGCAAAAATGCCATTGAGTATTTGCACGACAGCCTAGATCATATGGAGTCGCTCTTTACGCTCTTTGATTTGGGCTACATTGACTTGCAAGATCGTAGCAATGCTGAGGTGTTGGGGCATTTGATCATTAAAAAGGCGATTGGGTTTTTGCGCCACAAGGACCACAACGACATCATCCGTATCCAAGAGCAGGTGCAAGAACGCTATTTACTCAACTGCTCGTTTTTCCAAAGTTTGCCCGATTATTGGGGCTTAAGACAGGGCTTTCCTGTGATGCCTCTACACAAACTCGATGAAGAGCCCACAAGGAGCGCGAGTTTGTGGGACATCACTTGCGACAGCGATGGGGAGATCAGCTTTGATAAGGACAAGCCCCTTTTCTTGCACGATGTGGATGTGCGCCAAGAGGATTATTTTTTGGGTTTCTTTTTGGTGGGGGCTTACCAAGAGGTGCTTGCCATGCACCATAATTTATTCACCCACCCCACAGAGTGTAGTGTGCAAATCACAGACAAGGGCTATGAGCTCACCGACATCGCCCAAGCCCAAACCATCCTAGACGCTTTGGAGGATTTGGACTACGACACCAAAGAGATCGAGCGGATTTTAAAGCAAAAGATCGAAGATAGCGAGCTGTTAGAGGATAGCGAGGATAAAAAAGAAATGCTCGGGCGGCTGTATGTCATGCTGAGTGAAAACGGGTATTTAAAGACTCTCGCCCAAGAGTAG
- a CDS encoding mannose-1-phosphate guanylyltransferase/mannose-6-phosphate isomerase — protein MVHVVLSGGSGKRLWPLSREHFPKQFLKLYGEQSLFGLALKRLKSPHAKFLVVCNEAHYFHALEEIAKAKLEERTQFLLESAGKNTMNALILAALSCESEEILVISPTDHLMDQEAFNEALKTALECAKANQMLLFGIAKKPSNQYGFVRCAPVQNGVYEVLDFIEKPNPEEIAKLQQEGGDFYINSGMFVFKAGVFLQACMQHAPQMLEACKKVHHHAKKLPAILKCANMEELEEGSVDICLWQKCKGLKLIPLDAHWQDVGHFASLQASLPADGAGNVAHNNPLLPLHAKNNYTYATPDKLVCLLGLENCVVVDSKDALLVATKAHLDGLKALVACVGEEYPQLLKTYPLQYRPWGSFEVLLEHPFFKVKLLEITPHKRLSLQRHQHRSEHWVVVEGVASVVVGKQSLSVPTNESVFIKQGQIHRLGNDTNEPLKILEVQCGEILDENDIERLQDDYKRP, from the coding sequence GTGGTGCATGTGGTGCTGAGTGGGGGGAGTGGCAAGAGGTTGTGGCCTTTGAGTCGGGAGCACTTCCCCAAACAATTTTTAAAACTCTATGGGGAGCAAAGTTTATTCGGGCTGGCTTTAAAACGATTAAAATCACCCCATGCCAAATTCTTGGTGGTGTGCAATGAAGCGCATTACTTCCACGCCCTAGAAGAGATCGCAAAAGCCAAGCTAGAGGAACGCACGCAGTTTTTGCTAGAGAGTGCCGGTAAAAACACGATGAATGCCTTGATCCTTGCCGCTCTCTCTTGCGAGTCTGAAGAAATCCTTGTGATCAGCCCCACAGACCATTTAATGGATCAAGAGGCGTTTAACGAGGCTCTCAAAACCGCCCTAGAATGCGCTAAAGCCAATCAAATGCTGCTTTTTGGGATCGCTAAGAAGCCTAGCAACCAATACGGCTTTGTGCGCTGTGCACCCGTGCAAAATGGGGTTTATGAGGTCTTAGACTTCATAGAAAAACCAAACCCCGAAGAGATCGCCAAGTTACAGCAAGAAGGTGGGGATTTTTATATCAACAGCGGCATGTTTGTCTTTAAAGCGGGGGTGTTCTTGCAAGCGTGCATGCAACACGCCCCCCAAATGCTCGAGGCGTGCAAAAAGGTTCACCACCACGCCAAAAAATTGCCCGCTATTTTAAAGTGCGCGAACATGGAGGAGCTAGAAGAGGGGAGTGTGGATATTTGCTTGTGGCAAAAGTGTAAGGGGCTAAAATTAATCCCCTTAGATGCCCACTGGCAAGATGTGGGGCATTTTGCGAGCTTGCAGGCGAGTTTACCCGCCGATGGCGCGGGCAATGTGGCGCACAATAACCCCCTTTTGCCCCTACATGCCAAGAACAACTACACCTACGCCACACCCGATAAATTGGTCTGTTTGCTAGGTCTTGAAAATTGCGTGGTGGTGGATAGCAAGGACGCGCTCTTGGTCGCCACAAAGGCACATTTGGACGGCTTGAAAGCACTTGTAGCATGCGTGGGTGAGGAGTACCCCCAATTGCTCAAAACCTACCCCCTGCAATACCGCCCGTGGGGGAGCTTTGAGGTGTTGCTCGAGCACCCCTTTTTTAAGGTGAAACTCTTAGAAATCACCCCACACAAACGCTTGAGCCTACAAAGACACCAGCATAGAAGCGAGCATTGGGTCGTGGTGGAGGGGGTGGCGAGCGTGGTGGTGGGCAAGCAGTCTTTGAGCGTGCCCACCAATGAAAGCGTGTTTATCAAACAGGGGCAAATCCACCGCCTAGGCAACGACACGAACGAACCTTTGAAAATCTTAGAAGTGCAGTGCGGGGAGATTTTAGACGAGAACGACATTGAACGGTTGCAAGACGATTACAAAAGACCTTAA
- the gltX gene encoding glutamate--tRNA ligase has translation MVTTRFAPSPTGHLHIGGLRTALFNYLYARSCGGRFHLRIEDTDLDRNVKEATEAILKAFKWVGLEVDGEILYQSKRLDIYKRYIQQLLDEGKAYHCYMSKDELETLRETQRAQGLTPRYDRRYRDFKGTPPSGVAPVVRIKAPLSGEVRFKDGVKGEVCVQAEELDDFVIARSNGVPTYNFVVTIDDALMEISDVIRGDDHLSNTPKQILLYQALGFKIPNFYHVPMILNESGHKLSKRDGAMGVMDYKALGYLKEALLNFLVRLGWSHKDQEIFNLQEMKKFFNPKDLNSAPSCFSPHKLEWLNSHYLKESPADSLKELLVDFELPSGFNTLSPAQQDTLLEALKSRVATLKEMASEVSRVLNAPASYALDKLKNKAQALEVLKTLIACLSEKDFSSVDSLDVALHALMAKMGLKAGALMLPLRIALLGEAGGIGVKETLFTLGYQTSLERLRAFLAL, from the coding sequence ATGGTGACCACCCGTTTTGCGCCCTCGCCCACTGGGCACTTACACATAGGGGGCTTGAGAACCGCCCTTTTCAACTACCTTTACGCCCGCTCTTGCGGGGGGAGGTTTCATTTACGCATTGAGGACACGGATTTAGACCGCAATGTCAAGGAAGCCACAGAGGCGATTTTAAAGGCATTTAAGTGGGTCGGGCTGGAAGTGGATGGCGAAATTCTTTACCAATCTAAGAGGCTAGATATTTACAAACGCTACATACAGCAACTCTTAGACGAGGGCAAGGCGTATCATTGTTATATGTCTAAAGACGAGTTAGAAACGCTCAGAGAAACACAAAGAGCGCAGGGGTTAACCCCCCGCTACGATCGCCGTTACCGCGATTTTAAAGGCACGCCCCCTAGTGGCGTTGCGCCTGTGGTGCGGATCAAAGCCCCTTTAAGTGGAGAGGTGCGCTTTAAAGACGGGGTGAAGGGGGAGGTGTGCGTGCAGGCCGAAGAGTTGGACGACTTTGTGATTGCCCGCTCTAATGGAGTCCCGACTTATAATTTTGTCGTTACGATTGACGATGCTTTAATGGAGATCAGCGATGTGATTCGTGGGGATGACCATTTAAGCAACACGCCCAAGCAAATCCTTTTATACCAAGCCCTAGGCTTTAAAATCCCTAATTTCTACCATGTGCCCATGATTTTAAATGAGAGCGGGCATAAGCTTAGCAAAAGGGACGGGGCGATGGGGGTGATGGATTATAAAGCGTTGGGCTATCTTAAAGAAGCGCTTTTAAACTTTTTGGTGCGTCTAGGCTGGAGCCATAAGGACCAAGAGATCTTCAATTTACAAGAGATGAAAAAATTTTTTAACCCCAAAGACCTAAACAGCGCACCCAGCTGCTTTAGCCCGCATAAGCTAGAGTGGCTCAACAGCCACTATCTCAAAGAAAGCCCTGCAGACTCGCTCAAGGAGTTGTTGGTAGATTTTGAATTGCCAAGTGGTTTTAACACGCTGAGCCCTGCACAACAAGACACCTTGCTAGAGGCGCTCAAAAGTCGGGTGGCCACTCTCAAAGAAATGGCTAGCGAGGTGTCTAGGGTTTTAAACGCCCCCGCAAGCTACGCCCTAGACAAACTCAAAAACAAAGCGCAAGCCCTAGAGGTGCTAAAAACCCTTATAGCGTGTCTTAGTGAGAAAGATTTTAGCAGTGTAGATAGCCTAGATGTCGCCCTACACGCCTTGATGGCCAAGATGGGGCTTAAAGCGGGGGCACTGATGCTACCCCTGAGAATTGCCCTGCTTGGAGAAGCGGGGGGGATTGGGGTCAAGGAAACCCTATTTACTCTAGGCTATCAAACCAGCCTAGAGCGCTTGAGGGCGTTTTTAGCCCTTTAG